tgtctcgtacacacagcgtgcacatacactgtctcgtacacacagcgtgcacatacgctgtctcgtacacacagcgtgcacatacgctgtctcgtacacacagcgtgcacatacgctgtctcgtacacacagcgtgcacatacgctgtctcgtacacacagcgtgcacatacgctgtctcgtacacacagcgtgcacatacgctgtctcgtacacacagcgtgcacatacgctgtctcgtacacacagcgtgcacatacgctgtctcgtacacacagcgtgcacatacgctgtctcgtacacacagcgtgcacatacgctgtctcgtacacacagcgtgcacatacgctgtctcgtacacacagcgtgcacatacgctgtctcgtacacacagcgtgcacatacgctgtctcgtacacacagcgtgcacatacgctgtctcgtacacacagcgtgcacatacgctgtctcgtacacacagcgtgcacatacgctgtctcgtacacacagcgtgcacatacgctgtctcgtccacacagcgtgcacatacactgtctcgtacacacagcgtgcacatacgctgtctcgtacacacagcgtgcacatacactgtctcgtacacacagcgtgcacatacactgtctcgtacacacagcgtgcactgtctcgtacacacagcgtgcacatacactgtctcgtacacacagcgtgcacatacgctgtctcgtacacacagcgtgcacatacgctgtctcgtacacacagcgtgcacatacgctgtctcgtacacacagcgtgcacatacgctgtctcgtacacacagcgtgcacatacgctgtctcgtacacacagcgtgcacatacgctgtctcgtacacacagcgtgcacatacgctgtctcgtacacacagcgtgcacatacgctgtctcgtacacacagcgtgcacatacgctgtctcgtacacacagcgtgcacatacgctgtctcgtacacacagcgtgcacatacgctgtctcgtacacacagcgtgcacatacgctgtctcgtacacacagcgtgcacatacgctgtctcgtacacacagcgtgcacatacgctgtctcgtacacacagcgtgcacatacgctgtctcgtacacacagcgtgcacatacgctgtctcgtacacacagcgtgcacatacgctgtctcgtacacacagcgtgcacatacgctgtctcgtccacacagcgtgcacatacactgtctcgtacacacagcgtgcacatacactgtctcgtacacacagcgtgcacatacACTGTCTCGTACACACGGCGTGCACATACactgtctcgtacacacagcgtgcacatacactgtctcgtacacacagcgtgcacatacactgtctcgtacacacagcgtgcacatacactgtctcgtacacacagcgtgtacatacgctgtctcgtccacacagcgtgcacatacgctgtctcgtacacacagcgtgcacatacactgtctcgtacacacagcgtgAACATACactgtctcgtacacacagcgtgcacatacactgtctcgtacacacagcgtgcacatacactgtctcgtacacacagcgtgcacatacactgtctcgtacacacagcgtgcacatacgctgtctcgtacacacagcgtgcacatacgctgtctcgtacacacagcgtgcacatacgctgtctcgtacacacagcgtgcacatacgctgtctcgtacacacagcgtgcacatacactgtctcgtacacacagcgtgcacatacactgtctcgtacacacagcgtgcacatacgctgtctcgtacacacagcgtgcacatacgctgtctcgtacacacagcgtgcacatacgctgtctcgtacacacagcgtgcacatacgctgtctcgtacacacagcgtgcacatacactgtctcgtacacacagcgtgcacatacgctgtctcgtacacacagcgtgcacatacactgtctcgtacacacagcgtgcacatacactgtctcgtacacacagcgtgcacatacactgtctcgtacacacagcgtgcacatacactgtctcgtacacacagcgtgcacatacactgtctcgtacacacagcgtgcacatacactgtctcgtacacacagcgtgcacGTACACTGTCTCATACACACAGTGTGCACGTACACTAAAACAGTGTGAGAGAATCAACTAAGGTCATGTTGTTGCTATGATAGAATATGACAGCTAATGCTAGTAGCTAAGCTAAACACTATCGTTAGCTAACAGTTTAAGTGGGCCATAGTTGATGTGCTCAAAGCAGGAAGAGGAACGTAACGTTTACAAGCCTCTGGAAAGAGGACGGCAAGCGTGTAAAGGTTGCAAAGAGTCACTTGAAAGGCCCGGACATACTGGGGTGGAAAGTACACGGAGCAGAGTCCTAAATGTAAAGTAGTCAGTCTTGTAACAACAGTAAGTTGACTGTAagtctttaaaagtcttttgtCTCCTAATAATTGTTTGTGTGTAAAACCTTCCCAGGACAAACATTATATATGACGTGTCAAATGCATATACCCTTTAAAATGCAAAATAAGGCAATTAAAAGCATGGTCGGCGTTACGTGATATTAATATGATCCATTTTTTAGTAATCTAACACCACTGTTGAAACTAATATTGATGCTAACTTTGCACTACTGCACCAGTCTGCTAACTACTATCAATCCTTCAACTCTAATTCATTGTGCAACATTATTGCCAGATCTTCATCTGAAGCAAAAtcctaaaataaaatatgtttccaAAGGCCCCAAATGTCCAGATTTTTAAATGTTGGTATGTATTTTCAAAGTCCAGAGGAATATGTTTCCACAGAGCAGCTACCTGTATCGCCTTACGTCGCTCCCCTAAGTCCAGCGTCCTCCATTGTGTTTCCACAGAGCAGCTACTTGTATCTCCTTACGTCGCTCCCCTAAGTCCAGCGTCCTCCATTGTGTTTCCACAGAGCAGCTACTTGTATCTCCTTACGTCGCTCCCCTAAGTCCAGCGTCCTCCATTGTGTTTCCACAGAGCAGCTACCTGTATCTCCTTACGTCGCTCCCCTAAGTCCAGCGTCCTCCATTGTGTTTCCACAGAGCAGCTACTTGTATCTCCTTACGTCGCTCCCCTAAGTCCAGCGTCCTCCATTGTGTTTCCACAGAGCAGCTACCTGTATCGCCTTACGTCGCTCCCCTAAGTCCAGCGTCCTCCATTGTGTTTCCACAGAGCAGCTACTTGTATCTCCTTACGTCGCTCCCCTAAGTCCAGCGTCCTCCATTGTGTTTCCACAGAGCAGCTACTTGTATCTCCTTACGTCGCTCCCCTAAGTCCAGCGTCCTCCATTGTGTTTCCACAGAGCAGCTACCTGTATCTCCTTACGTCGCTCCCCTAAGTCCAGCGTCCTCCATTGTGTTTCCACAGAGCAGCTACTTGTATCTCCTTACGTCGCTCCCCTAAGTCCAGCGTCCTCCATTGTGTTTCCACAGAGCAGCTACTTGTATCTCCTTACGTCGCTCCCCTAAGTCCAGCGCCCTCCATTGTGTTTCCACAGAGCAGCTACTTGTATCTCCTTACGTCGCTCCCCTAAGTCCAGCGTCCTCCATTGTGTTTCCACAGAGCAGCTACTTGTATCTCCTTACGTCGCTCCCCTAAGTCCAGCGTCCTCCATTGTGTTTCCACAGAGCAGCTACCTGTATCGCCTTACGTCGCTCCCCTAAGTCCAGCGTCCTCCATTGTGTTTCCACAGAGCAGCTACTTGTATCTCCTTACGTCACTCCCCTAAGTCCAGCGTCCTCCATTGTGTTTCCACAGAGCAGCTACTTGTATCGCCTTACGTCGCTCCCCTAAGTCCAGCGTCCTCCATTGTGTTTCCACAGAGCAGCTACTTGTATCTCCTTACGTCGCTCCCCTAAGTCCAGCGTCCTCCATTGTGTTTCCACAGAGCAGCTACCTGTATCTCCTTACGTCGCTCCCCTAAGTCCAGCGTCCTCCATTGTGTTTCCACAGAGCAGCTACTTGTATCTCCTTACGTCGCTCCCCTAAGTCCAGCGTCCTCCATTGTGTTTCCACAGAGCAGCTACTTGTATCTCCTTACGTCGCTCCCCTAAGTCCAGCTTCCTCCATTGTGTTTCCACAGAGCAGCTACTTGTATCTCCTTACGTCGCTCCCCTAAGTCCAGCGTCCTCCATTGTGTTTCCACAGAGCAGCTACTTGTATCTCCTTACGTCGCTCCCCTAAGTCCAGCTTCCTCCATTGTGTTTCCACAGAGCAGCTACTTGTATCTCCTTACGTCGCTCCCCTAAGTCCAGCGTCCTCCATTGTGTTTCCACAGAGCAGCTACTTGTATCTCCTTACGTCGCTCCCCTAAGTCCAGCGTCCTCCATTGTGTTTCCACAGAGCAGCTACTTGTATCTCCTTACGTCGCTCCCCTAAGTCCAGCGTCCTCCATTGTGTTTCCACAGAGCAGCTACTTGTATCTCCTTACGTCGCTCCCCTAAGTCCAGCGTCCTCCATTGTGTTTCCACAGAGCAGCTACTTGTATCTCCTTACGTCGCTCCCCTAAGTCCAGCGTCCTCCATTGTGTTTCCACAGAGCAGCTACTTGTATCTCCTTACGTCGCTCCCCTAAGTCCAGCGTCCTCCATTGTGTTTCCACAGAGCAGCTACTTGTATCTCCTTACGTCGCTCCCCTAAGTCCAGCGTCCTCCATTGTGTTTCCACAAAGCAGCTACTTGTATCTCCTTACGTCGCTCCCCTAAGTCCAGCGTTCTCCATTGTGGCAAATTAACTATTATTATCACAGAAGGACTGTAGAATGAAGgccaacatgttacacacaagctaatagctaagctagccCCTAAACTATCTTGAGAAAGAAACAAGAGCTTAgtacatttgaacaactgtagATGGATGCTAATTAGTACCATCAATTCtggactacaagccgctactttttttcctaccctgctaatttatggatttttcttcgctgacagcaataacaaaaataatttgaTATAAAAAACAATCAAAAACACTGAGggtgttttattttttgtgatatGGCGCCACCTTTCGACAAATTGGCTCACTGCATGGGCtgtagtgtccttccatttatcggtagtgctgcttttttttttccaaccggCGTGCCTTTCACGTTTTGTTTTTTAGCCGTCCATAGCTTTTCTACTGGTATGGAttgttcattcatcactccaggcaacgtttgtaagttttacaatataactaaaactattctgtcccatctgtaggagtgtttccatgcatatgtGTGCATGCTACCATAatgtaatatgctaacacgtttacgagtgtctgtgttagtattattaacttacaatgacattctttttgttgTTTCAGTTCAGTAAATTCAGCacaacgtcagcgtggagttattgagtctgtttagctgattgaagagctagcttgcgcagctggtCGGTCCATGACCAGGactcctgttttgtttgatcagccgttttactgccttgttacagacaccatttggaaacaattaaggtgtgcaaataaacatttatcaaatatttcagtgtaaataactaatttcacaacatatatacagttttgctcataagtttacataccctgggagaatgtatGATTTTTTGGCCGTTCTTcatagaatatgaatgataacaatttatataatttatatttgtaccatgaattgatttacgtggaatccgacttaaacaagttgaaaaatgtatttgggtgttaccatttagtggtcaattgtacggaatatgtactctactgtgcaatctactaatgaaagtttcaatcaatcaacacaAAAACcgttcttccactcatgcttaatggttgtgtgaagctatttattggcaaacaactgtttactcttttcaaatcaaaatgacaaaagaaagtacccaaatgaccctgatcaaaagttgacataccccagttGTTAATACCATGTATTGCcccctttaacatcaatgacagcTTGAAGTCTTTTGTGGTAGTTGTGGATAAGGTTCTTTATTTTCTCAGATGGGAAAGCTGCCCATTCTTCTTGGCAAAAAGCCTCCAGTTCCTGTAAGTTCTTGGGCTGTCTTGCATGCTTGACATCTCCACAGAGTGGCTCAATGATGTTGAGGTCAGGAGATTGAGATGGCCACTCTAGAACCTTCACTTTGTTCTGCTGTAGTCAATGACAGGTCGACTTGGCCTTGTGTTTtggatcattgtcatgttggaatgtCCAaaaagaatgatctctgggatcactaccgccctctaccaccaggaggcgggattactgcgagcctcacccagtgcgtcttttgcagccgttttatgattgctcagcacaagaaatacgttacacacatacagttgttgacaaaatacactgtacattatttaCCTCAGTTAACTAaaccatggaaatgtataatataattgatATAGCAATatgctctcactgcacagcaggccagcagttagcccagtcattgcgcaatccatggtgaggctcaactcagtgacgcctcaactggctgctgactcaccgcaagtctcttgtcactatttgaacggcaaatgtgaaaatttagcgattttgaataaacataatctaaaactggtgaagttaaatggaaaataactttatagtataatcactggatacatattacaatttaattttttttttctatttacattttttttctttccatgatggcacgtgaggccccgcctcacctgcctcccctgactgcacgtcactgatatatatatatatatatatatatatatatatatatatatatatatatatatatatatatatatatatatatatatatatatatacacacatacatatatatacacatacatatatatatatatatatatatatatatatatatatatatatatatatatatatatatatatatatatatatatatatatatatacacacatacatatatatatatatatatatgtatatatatatatatagatagatagatagatagataggtctttattgtcattgcacaagtacaacgaaactttgtttttagcacaaacccgttcaagatgagacaattaaacagtgtacagggttacagaacaggaacgctgatgggtcaccacaaggagccccgtaaaagatggggaaaaaggtaaaacgctggggaaggatgagtaaaaaaatacactccagactgggctcctaagagggcccagtctagagtgggaaaaaacctccatagcaaagcacatatccatattacaacatacatctccagatatctagcaacagagggaaggggcggactaatggtggtaggccgcagctctcggtgctgaccatccttccatcacccctatgggatttgcgttggGTTggagggttggggggggggtgtatgtgtggcgtatatttttgtggatgcatgttgtttgtgtgtaagcctacagtgtgtctctgttccgcggccttgattcttgtgcagccgataagtccaaagtcaacaacaacagaacaggtgtgtgtccatgagagacaagaagggagtctgTTGTGttttcgctgcactgtccttcgggagagtctccaagccagggaaacaatcaaagttagaatgttttgtatgccagtgaaaatgaaaatttgcttttcactctaaattgtctatgactgctcCTCAAAGATCCTgcgaggcagacagtccgatgttatccaaatcacaagagtgtccacagttcttttcGCATCCTCCAATTATTCGTGGCAGCTTTgggctactttgaagactgccagcaacttccaatttgtggacaaaccagagcaacacttactccaatcagcagatgtcctgttgtcatcattcccaatagctagaTATCTTCATGCCCTCCacagaaaagggtcgccaggcacgcggcactccttcttctcccaagagtccgtcgcgtgtccagcaacaaccgcttcgtcacgacagcaggttcccccaaaaccaagatcttgtcaatttggttgaggccagttaaatagttccaatgtttagatttggagagcagtgcaaaaagaggcaacaagaaagttaagacaagacaagacaaagaagcaagcaggagtgataagggagaggaaaggagaGCGTCCACTCTCGCTGAGTGCCagagacaaatatatatatatacacacacacacaaattgttcaataattatgTTTTTGTGTGCGAGATTACCAGgataaaatatacaatttttgTGAGTAACTTTTTCTGATAAATCATTAATTTTTagaataaagtaaatatatttcTGTCCAGCTTAAGCTAAAAGTGTATAcaccagtgtgcagctttatgatagagcagaggtctccaactttcatcactaGGAGAACTATTTCAACAACGGGTTAGCTTCTGATTGACAAGTGAGCATCCAATCAGAAGTGAGTATACATTTTTCACCTTTAATATGTTATTCCAATGATTTAAATGTAGACACGTAGAAATGTTTTAATTGCAGATGCGGGTGTGTTGGTTTTTAAACGTACGCTTGTACGGAGTGGCGTGTTGGTCCTCCTGAGAAGATTTTGGGCCAGttcatacaatgacttggttttcTTTAGTACATGTAAACATAGTGAGTGtctcatgtgactgagcaaagaTAGACGTTGTCTTTTTGTGTTCCGCAGATCATCTTCTCTCTGAGCAACAGGAGTGGAGCTTCAGGATGGCGCAGGAGGGGCCACAGTCCTCTCACTTTAGGGAGGGACAAAAAGCGTTAGAGacatattactttaaaaaggaagaggaggacctaCTAAACCCCCAATCGAAAGAGGAAGGGGCGGCACCACAGCCACCCCACTTTCAAGAAGAGGCGCCACAaacccctcacattaaagaggaagaggaggaacacagcatcagtcaggagttcccagtgactggtgtccctgtgaagagtgaagatgaggaggtcaaaggtgaaagtgaggaggagCCTCCAAGTCCACACATGACAAGAGAAGATGATGGAGACCACTTTGGAAGACCACCAGCAGACAAGTTCTTAGCaaggtcacactctcctgactctGATGATGGAGACCACTTTGGAAGACCACCAGCAGACAAGTTCTTAGCaaggtcacactctcctgactctgatgatggagaccactgtggaagaCCACCAGCAGACAAGTTCTTAGCAAGGTCACACTCtgatgatggagaccactgtggaagaCCACCAGCAGACAAGTTCTTATCAAGGTCACACTCTGATGATGGAGACCACTTTGGAAGACCACCAGCAGACAAGTTCTTAGCaaggtcacactctcctgactctGATGATGGAGACCACTTTGGAAGACCACCAGCAGACAAGTTCTTAGCaaggtcacactctcctgactctgatgatggagaccactgtggaagaCCACCAGCAGACAAGTTCTTAGCAAGGTCACACTCtgatgatggagaccactgtggaagaCCACCAGCAGACAAGTTCTTAGCAAGGTCACACTCtgatgatggagaccactgtggaagaCCACCAGCAGACAAGTTCTTATCaaggtcacactctcctgactctGATGATGGAGACCACTTTGGAAGACCACCAGCAGACAAGTTCTTATCaaggtcacactctcctgactctgatgatggagaccactgtggaagaCCACCAGCAGACAAGTTCTTATCAAGGTTACACTCTCCTGACTCtgatgatggagaccactgtggaagaCCACCAGCAGACAAGTTCTTAGCAAGGTCACACTCtgatgatggagaccactgtggaggaccaCCAGCAGACAAGTTCTTAGCaaggtcacactctcctgactctgatgatggagaccactgtggaagaCCACCAGCAGACAAGTTCTTAGCAAGGTCACACTCtgatgatggagaccactgtggaagaCCACCAGCAGACAAGTTCTTATCAAGGTTACACTCTCCTGACTCtgatgatggagaccactgtggaagaCCACCAGCAGACAAGTTCTTAGCaaggtcacactctcctgactctgatgatggagaccactgtggaagaCCACCAGCAGACAAGTTCTTAGCAAGGTCACACTCtgatgatggagaccactgtggaagaCCACCAGCAGACAagttcttagctccactatcaaggtcacactctcctgactctGATGATGAAGACTGTAAAGAtggtcagacacactttaaatgtTCACACTGTGACAAAACTTTCAAATACCCTAGTCTTCTGAAAAAACACGCAAGAatgcacactggagagaaaccttttttctgctcagaatgtggtaaagctTTTTCACGGAAGAATTTGTTGACAGTACACATGACAACGCACTCTGAGGAAAACCCTTTTTTATGTCCAgtgtgtggtaaaggttttgtacaaagtcacATTTTCAAAGTACACATgcgaatacacactggagagaaatcCTTtgtctgttcaatctgtggcaaaggttttgtacaaagtaacAATTTgacagtacacatgagaatacacactggagagaaaccttttacatGCTCAGTCTGTAGCAGAGAGTTTGTTAAAAGTCAgtgtttgaaagtacacatgagaacacattcTGGGGAAAAGCCATACTCCTGTCCAAGCTGCAACAAACACTTTTGTGAACGATCAAACCTTGTAAGACACATGaggacacacacaggagagaaagtgtttaGTTGCAGTGCGTGTGAGGAAAGGTTCTCGTATAAGTACCAGCTCAACAAACACCAATGTGCTGCTGGGGacaacagcagcagcagaatTTGAAACTGTCAACACTCTgttaactttgactttctaacatTATCAACACGTGTGACATCATTGTGTGTGGAACACAATCTTGTTGAGATGCATCCCCATATTTTGGATTAGTGCTTTTTGACAAACAATATGATTGAAAAGGTGAGCGTAAACATTACAAAACAAATGTTCATTTGATGTGTATGTAGATATTCATGATCAATCTTATTTATAACCACTTTTTTCAATAAAGTGTTACATATTTTTTCATTTGTAATTGTAAATGATTCCACAGATGAACTCtgttagggttaggttttggggggggggggggaggagagagagagagagagagagagagagagagagagagagagagagagagagagagaatgaatgaatgtgcacggtccaatcaaccctCCGCCAAGTTGGGCTCCGCCAGACGCAGAACCCCCCGGAAGTccctgaaggaggcaaaccagacAACACCCGTCCATCTTTGGAACCAGCGTGTCAGCCCGTCAGTGGGGAACCTCCAAGTCACCGCACCGACCTCTGTGGCTGGCTGGACACCGACGGGTGTGCGCGAGCTGTGGTCAGGAGGCACGATGCGTTCAGCGCTCAGTCGTCTCGTCCTCTCCGTCTCAGGTCGCCTGCAGGTGGGAGGGGGTCCACCACAAGTCGCACTCTGTACCTGGGGCGCGCGGGGTCCGATGTTCCTGGGTCTCGGGTCACTCACGGGCCATCTGCATTCTCGCCTTCGTCTGCCGTCTTGCGTCACAGGAGCGGAGCAGGAAGCTTCTGCGTGGGTGTCGGACTGCGGAGACATCAGGACAGCCGGCGCCAAGCAGGAAGGAGGAGGGAACTCGCCGCCAATCTCCACCATGGCCTGAGGAAtctgggatgcagagacaggcGTCTTCGCCCCGGCGCCATCGCTCCGTCCTGGTGGAACAGCTCGTGCGTTGTGGCCTTTGGGTGTCACCACCAACGAAGCTATTTGGCTCTCCGCCAGTTGTAGGGTGTCAAAGGTCATCTTTGTGCCAAACTTTTTTCTGGCCCAGTTAGaagcaataaaaaaggaggacctCCAGTTGTAGCCAATTACAGGAGTCAGCTCGTCCTTCACAATTTGTAATGATATTACGTAATGCTTCTTTAAAATGTCCATTGTAGCCTCTGCCCAATTTTTGGCATTAATAGCAATACAAGCCTGTGTGTcggcattgtttaatgcaggcctGATCCTATTGGCCAATGCATTTGCCATTTTAAAAAGTCTGTGGCTGTTCAGACTTATTAATGTTTTCCAAATGATGCAAAACTGTGATGATGTTTTGCATGCATTTAATTTTGAGGCCGAAATTGTTGTCTTGGAGCCCATCTCCGTTCTGATTGTTATTGCCTGCTGTTTGGCCTGGGCGTGACTCAGAGTTTCGGCCACGCCCATCTTCATCTGATTGGCCAGAGCGTGACACAGAGTTGAGGCCACGCCCTTCTTCATCGGCGCTGGCAGTTAGCCAAAATGGTGGCGCCGCATGGCTTGTGTTATTGCCACAAGCCATGAACGAAGGGTTTTGACTTTTATAAAACCCGGACATTGTTAAAAATATTAAGCAGGCAATGCGGAGGTATTTTGTCAATGTGTCAATGGGCAGATAAAGTAGAAAAATGAAAAATTCAAATTTCGAAAAAAATAGCACTATTTATTTGCAAATATCAACTGTGACAAATCCTAGCAACGTTTCGGCATTAAACCTTCATCAGGCGAGATAAGTCACAGAAAATAGTCTAAAGAAAAAAAGGTTCAAAAAGCTTACTAGAGGTCGGGAAGCTGCTTTCATCGATCACTCTGGGCTTATGACAACTTTTCTTCGAGGCAGGAAGAGAGACCAGAACTGCCTGCCGCCGATTGGTCAAGCAGGAGACATGCATTATGGGTAATGTAGTCTAATGACACTCAGTGGAAAAAAACAGCTTCCT
This Entelurus aequoreus isolate RoL-2023_Sb linkage group LG05, RoL_Eaeq_v1.1, whole genome shotgun sequence DNA region includes the following protein-coding sequences:
- the LOC133651245 gene encoding zinc finger protein 37-like, coding for MAQEGPQSSHFREGQKALETYYFKKEEEDLLNPQSKEEGAAPQPPHFQEEAPQTPHIKEEEEEHSISQEFPVTGVPVKSEDEEVKGESEEEPPSPHMTREDDGDHFGRPPADKFLARSHSPDSDDGDHFGRPPADKFLARSHSPDSDDGDHCGRPPADKFLARSHSDDGDHCGRPPADKFLSRSHSPDSDDGDHCGRPPADKFLSRLHSPDSDDGDHCGRPPADKFLARSHSDDGDHCGGPPADKFLARSHSPDSDDGDHCGRPPADKFLARSHSDDGDHCGRPPADKFLSRLHSPDSDDGDHCGRPPADKFLARSHSPDSDDGDHCGRPPADKFLARSHSDDGDHCGRPPADKFLAPLSRSHSPDSDDEDCKDGQTHFKCSHCDKTFKYPSLLKKHARMHTGEKPFFCSECGKAFSRKNLLTVHMTTHSEENPFLCPVCGKGFVQSHIFKVHMRIHTGEKSFVCSICGKGFVQSNNLTVHMRIHTGEKPFTCSVCSREFVKSQCLKVHMRTHSGEKPYSCPSCNKHFCERSNLVRHMRTHTGEKVFSCSACEERFSYKYQLNKHQCAAGDNSSSRI